The following coding sequences are from one Dermacentor andersoni chromosome 5, qqDerAnde1_hic_scaffold, whole genome shotgun sequence window:
- the LOC126532329 gene encoding piggyBac transposable element-derived protein 3-like — protein sequence MAARSSSGMAIPARTFYGRSSKNKAPRVKDIIACMPSGDDSDFGDLTDDDEYTPDSAPRLATDDTDTSDQSSEEDEDDVGSSHCGTGSVDRGHWRKRLMDHCIPAFTDTSTQPSEVRSFMSYFRQFVTPSMMNAVVRETNLYSTQTTGKSLDVTESELEQFVGLNLLMGLVQMPSVRSYWEHATRFAPIADIMPRNRFEKIVRLLHFTDNNEASDEAKRDKVWKIRPWLDELQRNFLTVEPEELNSVDEIMISFTGRCPIKQYMPAKPHPWGIKLWARASSSGFLYQFDVYQGQAKMNYQYGLGGDVTLKMCQALPENKGYKVAADNYFSSLDLAAELSKRGLGFVGTLRSNRLKDCRLKSESDLKKEGRGAFDYAVDSSRNIAVVRWHDNRAVTIVSNYISTEPVGSVRRWDRKEKKYIHVPQPAAIKVYNSFMGGVDLLNYLVELYKFGIKSRRWYIYLFYHTLMMSTVNAWLLYRRHCDSLNQKNVNLRHFQAGIAQCLIAVGKKPVGRPSSFGIRASIKRKVSASSPDDEVRRDGVSHMPVWGTNRLRCRHCPPGKNFFSFIYCGKCNVQLCLNKDRNCFAAYHM from the exons ATGGCGGCACGCAGCTCAAGTGGCATGGCGATTCCGGCAAGAACATTTTATGGTCGTTCTTCAAAAAACAAAG CTCCCAGGGTCAAGGATATCATAGCCTGCATGCCTTCAGGTGACGACAGCGACTTTGGTGACCTGACTGACGACGACGAATACACTCCAGACAGTGCACCCAGGCTTGCTACAGATGATACTGACACCTCTGATCAGTCCTCTGAAGAGGATGAAGACGATGTTGGCAGCTCCCACTGCGGCACAGGATCCGTGGACAGGGGTCATTGGAGGAAGCGCTTGATGGATCACTGTATTCCTGCGTTCACAGACACATCCACGCAGCCTAGCGAGGTTCGTTCATTCATGTCCTACTTCAGACAGTTCGTAACCCCATCAATGATGAACGCAGTAGTTCGGGAGACCAACCTGTACAGCACCCAAACCACAGGAAAATCACTGGATGTCACGGAAAGCGAGCTTGAACAATTTGTTGGTCTGAACCTATTGATGGGGCTAGTGCAGATGCCCAGTGTTCGCAGTTATTGGGAACACGCTACGCGGTTCGCTCCAATTGCCGACATAATGCCTCGTAACCGGTTCGAGAAAATCGTGCGCCTTTTGCACTTTACGGACAACAACGAAGCCAGCGACGAAGCAAAGCGTGACAAGGTATGGAAGATCCGCCCATGGTTAGATGAACTTCAGCGGAACTTTCTTACCGTAGAACCTGAAGAACTCAACAGTGTCGATGAAATAATGATTTCCTTTACAGGAAGATGCCCCATCAAGCAGTACATGCCCGCGAAACCGCACCCTTGGGGCATAAAACTATGGGCACGGGCCAGTTCATCTGGCTTTCTCTATCAGTTTGATGTCTATCAAGGACAAGCGAAAATGAATTACCAATATGGTCTTGGCGGAGACGTTACCTTGAAGATGTGCCAAGCTCTTCCAGAAAACAAGGGATACAAAGTAGCAGCAGATAACTACTTCTCTTCTCTTGACCTGGCTGCTGAGCTTTCAAAGAGAGGCTTGGGATTTGTCGGGACGCTGAGAAGCAACAGACTAAAGGACTGCAGGCTCAAATCTGAAAGTGACCTAAAGAAAGAAGGCCGTGGCGCCTTCGACTACGCTGTTGACTCTTCGCGGAACATAGCAGTAGTGAGATGGCACGACAACAGAGCTGTCACCATTGTCTCGAACTACATATCCACTGAACCAGTTGGTAGTGTGCGAAGATGggatagaaaggaaaaaaaatacattcatGTTCCACAGCCAGCTGCTATAAAGGTTTACAACTCCTTCATGGGCGGTGTGGATCTATTGAATTACTTGGTGGAGCTGTACAAGTTTGGCATCAAATCTCGAAGATGGTACATTTACCTTTTTTATCATACACTCATGATGAGTACAGTGAATGCGTGGCTTCTGTACAGGCGTCACTGTGACAGCCTCAATCAGAAGAATGTGAACCTCCGACACTTCCAGGCCGGTATAGCTCAATGCCTCATTGCAGTGGGCAAAAAGCCAGTTGGAAGACCGTCCTCATTTGGAATACGAGCTTCCATAAAACGCAAAGTGTCTGCTAGCTCACCCGACGACGAAGTGCGCAGGGATGGAGTTAGCCACATGCCAGTATGGGGCACCAACAGGCTTAGGTGCAGGCATTGCCCTCCAGGaaagaactttttttctttcatttattgtGGCAAGTGTAATGTGCAGCTATGCCTTAATAAAGATCGCAATTGTTTTGCTGCTTACCATATGTAA